The following coding sequences lie in one Flavobacterium sediminis genomic window:
- a CDS encoding excinuclease ABC subunit B, with protein MFILVKNLCEIMDSTYQEKIGLLQEMIAFSLVDGELHDREFDFIMVIASELEVDKETVFKLFDKKQEKVVIKDEFNRVCQFYRLALLMHCDGVLHEREQIKINEIGINMGLNPYAMKRVLHLMKESPTRMVDGETLLSVFSEQHN; from the coding sequence ATGTTTATTTTAGTTAAAAATCTTTGTGAAATTATGGACAGTACTTATCAGGAAAAGATAGGATTGCTACAAGAAATGATTGCTTTTTCACTTGTTGACGGAGAACTGCATGATCGTGAGTTTGACTTTATCATGGTTATTGCCAGTGAATTAGAGGTGGATAAAGAAACGGTTTTTAAGTTGTTTGACAAGAAACAGGAGAAAGTAGTAATAAAAGATGAATTTAACAGAGTGTGCCAGTTTTACCGCTTAGCTTTGTTAATGCATTGTGATGGTGTATTGCATGAAAGAGAACAAATAAAAATAAATGAAATAGGAATTAATATGGGGTTGAATCCTTATGCGATGAAGCGTGTATTGCATTTGATGAAGGAATCCCCTACACGAATGGTTGACGGAGAAACTCTTTTATCTGTCTTTAGTGAGCAACACAATTAA
- a CDS encoding dihydroorotase — protein MTTVLIKNVTIIDPESPFHNQKVDLKIQDGKFIEIGNNLSKDNDTTEINIPDLHASQGWFDTSVSFGEPGYEDRETIANGLKTAALSGFTGVALQPNSHPVIDNQALVKFVLDKAQDQATSLYPIGSLTINSEGTDLAELYDMKNAGAIAFGDYQKAIQNANVQKIALQYVQDFDSLVISFCQDNSVKGKGIVHEGVTSTKLGLKGIPALAEALHVARNLYLLEYTGGKMHIPTISTQESVQLIKEAKAKGLNISCSVAVHNLIHNDMVLDNFDSRYKVLPPLRDEATRKVLIEAVLDGTIDCITSDHNPLDIEHKKLEFDLAKDGTIGLESAFGALLSILPLEVVISKLTAGKKVFGLSQHTINTDNKAEISLFTTVENWNFEKENILSKSKNSAFLGQKMKGRSIGIYNNGKPEINFSI, from the coding sequence ATGACAACGGTTTTAATAAAAAATGTCACCATTATTGATCCTGAAAGCCCTTTTCACAATCAAAAGGTCGATCTTAAAATTCAAGATGGTAAATTCATTGAGATCGGCAATAACTTATCCAAAGATAACGATACTACTGAGATCAATATTCCTGACCTGCACGCATCACAAGGTTGGTTTGACACTTCTGTTTCTTTCGGAGAACCGGGTTATGAAGATCGAGAAACCATTGCTAACGGTTTAAAAACAGCTGCTTTAAGTGGTTTTACCGGTGTTGCTTTACAACCTAACAGCCATCCTGTTATTGACAACCAGGCCTTAGTGAAGTTCGTCTTAGACAAAGCTCAGGATCAAGCAACATCGCTTTATCCGATAGGCTCTTTAACGATCAACAGTGAAGGAACAGACTTAGCTGAACTTTACGATATGAAAAATGCAGGTGCTATTGCTTTCGGAGATTATCAAAAAGCAATTCAAAATGCTAATGTTCAAAAAATCGCTTTGCAATATGTTCAGGATTTTGATAGTTTGGTTATCAGCTTTTGTCAGGACAACTCCGTTAAAGGAAAAGGTATTGTTCACGAAGGGGTCACTTCAACCAAACTGGGATTAAAAGGTATTCCTGCTTTAGCAGAAGCCTTGCATGTAGCCCGCAATTTATATCTGTTGGAATATACAGGCGGTAAAATGCATATTCCGACTATTTCCACGCAAGAATCCGTTCAGCTTATTAAAGAAGCAAAAGCTAAAGGATTAAATATAAGTTGTAGTGTAGCCGTTCACAACCTTATCCATAACGACATGGTTCTGGATAATTTTGACTCTCGTTATAAAGTTTTACCTCCGCTACGTGACGAAGCTACCCGAAAAGTACTTATAGAAGCCGTTTTAGACGGAACAATAGATTGCATTACCTCAGACCACAATCCTTTAGACATTGAACATAAAAAATTAGAATTTGATCTGGCTAAAGACGGAACCATTGGCTTAGAAAGTGCTTTCGGGGCTCTATTAAGTATCTTACCGTTAGAAGTCGTGATTTCTAAACTAACAGCTGGTAAAAAAGTGTTTGGTTTGTCTCAGCATACCATCAATACTGATAATAAAGCTGAGATCAGTTTGTTTACTACGGTAGAAAACTGGAACTTCGAAAAAGAAAATATCCTTTCAAAGTCTAAGAACTCTGCTTTTTTAGGTCAAAAAATGAAAGGAAGAAGTATAGGAATTTACAACAACGGAAAACCAGAAATCAACTTCTCTATTTAA
- a CDS encoding vWA domain-containing protein has product MQFKHPEILYFLFLLVIPILVHLFQLRKFKKEYFTNVKLLKELQLQTRKSSSIKKWLLLATRLLLLAALIFAFAQPFLPAKDSKAQNNELILLVDNSFSMQAKGSEGELLKKSIQDILENIPENQTVSIVSPSKSFWDITPKSILKELQNLQYTSYSFQPDYLLSQVENKKPNTTKDYIFITDGVDVSSEKTTDLVQKGTLYGIFPKAENSANCSIDNISISAITDSFYEISVSLSKNGNVTDNILFSIVSDSGESVAKSTISFEDDKNEKVLKINVPKKDFKGKAILEDNSLPYDNTFYFSLSKPKKLNVLVIGTPEKNNFIRKIITPDEFQLTETTLDQLDFSSIEQQHTIIINEPENITPSLSNTLLAFYEKGGNLIIIPSENSNVQNLNTLLSQLGNLRVNELQQNEKLITEIHFEHPLYKNVFEKKIHNFQYPNVQTYFPVSGTISSILSFEDQSLF; this is encoded by the coding sequence ATGCAATTCAAACATCCTGAAATTCTATATTTCCTTTTTCTTTTGGTTATACCAATTTTAGTGCATTTATTTCAACTTAGAAAGTTCAAAAAAGAATACTTCACCAATGTTAAGCTTTTAAAAGAACTGCAATTACAGACCCGAAAAAGCAGTTCGATCAAAAAATGGCTATTGCTTGCCACTCGCCTATTATTGCTTGCGGCCTTGATCTTTGCCTTTGCCCAACCATTTCTACCGGCTAAGGACTCAAAGGCTCAAAATAACGAATTGATCTTACTGGTCGACAACTCATTTTCCATGCAGGCGAAAGGTTCTGAGGGCGAACTCCTGAAAAAAAGCATTCAGGATATTTTAGAAAACATTCCGGAGAACCAAACGGTTTCCATAGTAAGTCCGTCAAAAAGTTTTTGGGATATTACCCCTAAAAGCATTCTGAAAGAATTACAGAACTTACAATACACGTCATACTCTTTTCAACCGGATTATTTGTTGTCGCAAGTTGAAAATAAAAAACCGAATACTACTAAGGATTATATTTTTATAACTGATGGCGTAGATGTATCGTCTGAAAAAACAACTGATTTAGTGCAAAAAGGAACCCTTTACGGAATTTTTCCGAAAGCTGAGAATAGTGCTAATTGCAGTATTGACAACATTTCTATCTCTGCTATTACGGATTCTTTCTACGAGATATCCGTTTCTCTTTCCAAAAACGGAAACGTAACCGATAATATCCTCTTCTCTATTGTTAGTGATTCAGGTGAAAGCGTTGCAAAATCTACAATTTCTTTTGAAGATGACAAAAACGAAAAGGTTCTTAAAATAAACGTACCGAAAAAAGATTTCAAAGGAAAAGCTATTCTTGAAGACAACAGCCTGCCGTATGACAATACCTTTTACTTCAGTCTGAGCAAACCTAAAAAATTAAATGTTTTAGTTATTGGTACACCTGAAAAAAATAATTTCATCCGCAAGATCATTACTCCGGACGAATTCCAACTAACCGAAACGACTCTCGACCAACTGGATTTCAGTAGTATTGAGCAGCAGCATACGATCATCATAAACGAACCGGAAAACATTACCCCTTCCTTAAGCAATACTTTACTTGCTTTTTATGAAAAAGGTGGCAATCTAATCATCATTCCGAGCGAAAACAGTAACGTCCAGAACCTGAATACATTGCTAAGCCAATTAGGAAACCTGAGAGTTAACGAATTACAACAAAATGAAAAACTGATCACAGAAATTCATTTTGAACATCCTTTGTATAAAAATGTCTTCGAAAAAAAGATCCATAATTTTCAGTATCCTAATGTTCAGACGTATTTTCCAGTTTCGGGTACTATTTCTTCCATTTTATCCTTTGAAGACCAATCCCTTTTTTAA
- a CDS encoding acyloxyacyl hydrolase: MKQNYNLTLILFFILLNLSNVYSQIVVNGEYGIGRTSPANSFFPELKANQTASLSIGKKHNSDLAWSQELNHPETGLTFEYSNYGNNQIIGSSYSLLPYLELPFLKSKIKGLALNTAMGVSYFDKTYDDGANWTNKAVSTHFTWSYRMFLYYSLFSNSNLKTRLSLGYTHHSNGHVKWPNNGLNTFLLGLNFKFQKEKVNLEKDSIISSLPVKFFSIRTGIGQHSLSRLENKNKEVYAVALSYGKIYKNTYKVGIGLYYRFYESYYDYIKSEGYLINEEYPELKKNAFYNSSTYGVFINGELLLNHIAFEAELGFNIDKPFYKVDYRLNDEKYIPETNSYEVGTLGGYYNVKRFVAGKLGLKYYLLNTKNSPKHNLSIGASICSNLGQADYSELALSYTYCLK, translated from the coding sequence ATGAAGCAAAACTACAATCTTACACTCATACTGTTCTTCATATTGCTTAATTTAAGTAATGTCTACTCACAAATTGTCGTTAACGGAGAATACGGAATAGGGAGAACCTCACCCGCAAACAGCTTTTTTCCTGAATTAAAAGCAAATCAGACTGCCAGCCTTTCCATCGGAAAAAAACACAATTCCGATCTTGCCTGGTCTCAAGAATTAAACCATCCGGAAACAGGACTTACCTTTGAATACAGTAATTACGGTAACAATCAGATTATCGGTTCATCCTATTCTCTTTTACCTTATCTTGAATTGCCTTTTCTGAAATCTAAAATCAAAGGACTGGCTTTAAATACTGCTATGGGTGTTTCTTATTTTGATAAAACGTATGATGATGGTGCTAATTGGACAAACAAAGCGGTTTCAACCCATTTCACTTGGTCCTACAGAATGTTTTTATACTATTCACTGTTTTCTAATTCCAACTTAAAAACAAGACTCAGCTTAGGTTATACACATCATTCTAATGGGCATGTAAAATGGCCTAACAATGGTTTAAACACCTTTCTTTTAGGGCTAAACTTTAAATTTCAGAAAGAAAAAGTAAACCTTGAAAAAGATTCTATTATCAGTTCTCTACCAGTAAAGTTCTTTTCTATCAGAACCGGAATCGGACAACATTCTTTATCTCGATTAGAAAATAAAAACAAAGAAGTATATGCCGTGGCTCTTTCTTATGGAAAAATTTATAAGAACACTTATAAAGTAGGAATCGGATTATATTACAGATTTTATGAAAGTTATTATGATTATATCAAATCGGAAGGCTATCTAATTAACGAAGAATATCCCGAATTAAAGAAAAACGCCTTTTATAATTCTTCTACTTACGGAGTATTCATCAATGGAGAACTCTTATTAAATCATATTGCCTTTGAAGCTGAATTAGGCTTTAATATTGATAAGCCTTTTTACAAAGTAGATTATCGTTTAAACGACGAAAAATATATTCCTGAAACCAATTCCTATGAAGTCGGAACACTTGGTGGTTATTACAACGTAAAGCGATTCGTTGCCGGAAAGCTCGGTTTGAAATATTACCTCTTAAACACAAAAAACTCCCCTAAACACAACCTGTCAATCGGAGCTTCAATTTGTAGTAATTTAGGACAGGCAGATTATAGTGAATTGGCTCTAAGTTATACTTATTGTTTAAAATAA
- a CDS encoding DUF1456 family protein has translation MNNNDVLKKLRVALQLRDDQIVEILKLVDFRMSKGELGNFFRDEKHPKYMDCGDQVLRNFLNGLVIYLRGTKEEPKNPMEVLTEVNQNKQKPLQKPQPKKAIKKSVAPKNKPILQNIKFKNGKKKNNPE, from the coding sequence ATGAATAATAATGACGTTTTAAAAAAACTAAGAGTAGCACTACAACTACGAGATGATCAAATTGTAGAAATTTTAAAATTAGTTGATTTTAGAATGTCAAAAGGAGAATTAGGCAATTTTTTCAGAGATGAAAAACACCCTAAATACATGGATTGCGGAGATCAGGTATTGCGAAACTTTCTAAATGGTTTAGTCATTTATCTACGTGGAACCAAAGAAGAGCCAAAGAACCCGATGGAAGTATTAACTGAAGTAAATCAGAATAAACAAAAACCGCTACAAAAACCGCAACCTAAAAAAGCAATTAAGAAAAGTGTTGCTCCAAAAAATAAGCCCATACTACAAAACATTAAATTTAAAAACGGTAAAAAGAAAAACAATCCCGAATAA
- a CDS encoding thiamine diphosphokinase yields the protein MSSHHIVRDDQEPALIIANGASCSIELMGQLLEWSPYVIVLDSAMDRVLELGVKVDVLLGDFDRDFDSGSYKDSQYPLEIIHTPDQDKTDLEKAFDFLIEKGHQAVNVIWATGKRADHTITNITNIVRYRNSLKIVILDDHSKIFLLPQKFQKWYPKNTPLSLIPIGKVSGIHSQNLFYPLKDDELTIGYRTGSSNHTTEDGIVVIEHQQGDLLLMECWD from the coding sequence ATGTCTTCACATCATATTGTACGCGACGATCAGGAACCGGCATTAATCATTGCTAACGGTGCTTCTTGCAGCATCGAACTAATGGGGCAATTACTGGAGTGGTCTCCTTATGTAATAGTTCTGGACTCAGCAATGGACAGAGTTTTAGAATTAGGTGTAAAAGTAGATGTCTTATTAGGAGATTTTGACCGTGATTTTGATTCGGGTTCCTACAAAGATTCTCAGTACCCTTTAGAAATAATTCACACACCGGACCAAGATAAAACAGATCTGGAAAAAGCGTTTGATTTCCTTATTGAAAAAGGGCACCAAGCTGTAAATGTTATTTGGGCCACCGGAAAAAGAGCCGATCACACGATTACGAACATCACAAATATTGTTCGCTACCGTAATTCCTTAAAAATAGTCATTTTAGATGACCACTCTAAGATTTTTCTTCTTCCTCAGAAATTTCAAAAATGGTATCCGAAAAACACACCGCTTTCTTTAATTCCCATTGGAAAAGTAAGCGGTATACACTCTCAAAACCTTTTTTATCCTTTAAAAGACGATGAATTAACTATAGGATACAGAACCGGAAGCAGTAATCATACTACTGAAGATGGAATTGTAGTTATTGAACACCAACAAGGCGATCTTTTATTAATGGAATGTTGGGATTAA
- a CDS encoding helicase-related protein: MFVTSPDVLQKAIWEIQQDLVKQVDYFKEIGKHLEAKRLEERTNFDLEMIRELGYCSGIENYSRYLDGRAPGTRPFCLLDYFPDDYLMVIDESHVTISQVHAMYGGDRSRKENLVEYGFRLPAAMDNRPLKFEEFESLQNQVVYVSATPADYELKKSEGIYVEQVIRPTGLLDPIIEVRPSANQIDDLIEEIQQRVEVDERVLVTTLTKRMAEELAKYLTKVAIRCRYVHSDIDTLERVEIMQDLRKGLFDVLIGVNLLREGLDLPEVSLVAILDADKEGFLRSHRSLTQTVGRAARNVNGKAIMYADKITDSMQRTIDETNYRREKQMNYNQKHNLVPKALNKSIENPLMKNNYVESDFAIKANQAAEKETEYLSKTEIEKRIREKRKAMEKAAKDLDFMQAAKLRDEIKALQEKI, from the coding sequence ATGTTTGTAACTTCTCCTGATGTATTGCAAAAAGCCATTTGGGAGATCCAACAGGATTTAGTTAAACAAGTCGATTATTTCAAAGAAATAGGCAAACATTTAGAAGCCAAACGATTAGAAGAACGAACCAATTTTGATTTGGAAATGATCCGTGAACTAGGATATTGTTCGGGTATTGAGAACTATTCCCGCTATTTAGACGGAAGAGCTCCCGGAACTCGTCCTTTCTGCCTTTTAGATTATTTCCCTGATGATTATCTAATGGTCATTGACGAAAGTCACGTTACCATTTCTCAGGTTCACGCGATGTATGGCGGAGACCGAAGCCGTAAAGAGAACTTAGTGGAATATGGTTTCCGATTACCGGCAGCTATGGATAATCGTCCGTTAAAGTTTGAAGAGTTCGAAAGTTTACAAAATCAGGTGGTTTATGTTTCCGCTACTCCGGCAGATTACGAACTGAAAAAATCAGAAGGTATCTATGTGGAACAAGTTATTCGCCCTACAGGTCTACTGGATCCTATTATAGAAGTCCGCCCAAGTGCCAACCAGATCGACGATCTGATTGAAGAAATTCAACAAAGAGTTGAAGTTGATGAAAGAGTTTTGGTCACCACTTTAACCAAACGTATGGCCGAAGAATTAGCTAAATATTTAACCAAAGTTGCTATTCGTTGCCGTTATGTCCATAGTGACATTGATACTTTGGAACGTGTAGAGATCATGCAAGACCTGCGCAAAGGTTTGTTTGATGTATTAATTGGTGTCAACTTATTACGGGAAGGTTTGGATTTACCTGAAGTTTCTTTGGTTGCCATTTTAGATGCTGATAAAGAAGGCTTCTTACGCAGCCACCGTTCGCTAACACAAACTGTTGGTCGTGCAGCGCGTAACGTTAACGGAAAAGCCATTATGTATGCCGACAAAATTACAGATTCTATGCAACGAACGATTGACGAGACGAATTATCGTCGCGAAAAACAAATGAATTACAACCAAAAGCACAATCTGGTTCCTAAAGCATTGAACAAATCGATTGAAAATCCGTTAATGAAAAACAATTACGTAGAATCAGATTTTGCGATCAAAGCAAATCAAGCGGCTGAAAAAGAGACCGAATACCTTTCAAAAACCGAAATTGAAAAACGCATCCGGGAAAAACGAAAAGCTATGGAAAAGGCGGCTAAAGATTTAGACTTTATGCAAGCCGCAAAGCTCAGAGATGAAATAAAAGCATTACAGGAAAAAATTTAA
- a CDS encoding M28 family peptidase yields MKKILVSSILLLLTNMSFSQTFVQAYSDIVNQVSQTNVTSYLTEFEALGIKRRGTQPLEDTYNWLVNKYLSYGYVSGQMQEDTFTDAGYTCKNLIVTKVGTVYPNTYVIVCGHYDSIGGTGTNDNGSGTVTILEAARLLQNVDTEYSIKFIHFSGEEDGLVGSQHYVNNVVNATTPKMDIRLVFNIDEVGGVAGVTNNTITCERDTGNPTTNNAASTTVTNELMTCVGLYSSLNANLSYAYASDYMPFEDNNEIITGFYETNESTHPHSSTDLFVNMDPVYNYNVAKAATGAILHFAIATTALSGNTFDNPLKVSFFPNPVKDYLNINFGTLTNKKSNLKIIDSNGRIVLEQNFENPKVVENICITDLSKGMYLVKLGSGDQFIQKKIIIQ; encoded by the coding sequence ATGAAAAAAATATTGGTTTCTTCTATTTTATTGTTGTTGACTAACATGTCTTTTTCGCAAACTTTTGTTCAGGCTTATTCCGATATTGTGAATCAGGTTTCCCAAACGAATGTCACTAGTTATTTAACAGAATTTGAGGCATTAGGAATAAAAAGAAGAGGAACACAGCCTTTAGAAGATACCTATAACTGGCTTGTAAATAAATACCTAAGTTATGGCTATGTATCCGGACAAATGCAGGAAGATACTTTTACGGATGCAGGCTATACTTGTAAAAATCTGATTGTAACCAAAGTAGGAACGGTATATCCGAATACGTATGTGATTGTTTGCGGACATTACGATTCCATTGGAGGAACCGGAACTAATGATAACGGAAGCGGAACCGTGACCATTTTAGAAGCAGCCCGATTGTTGCAAAATGTAGATACGGAATATTCTATTAAATTTATTCATTTCAGCGGGGAAGAAGACGGTTTAGTAGGAAGCCAGCATTACGTTAATAACGTGGTCAATGCGACTACTCCTAAAATGGATATTCGTTTAGTTTTTAACATTGATGAAGTTGGCGGTGTAGCCGGAGTTACTAATAATACAATTACTTGTGAAAGAGATACGGGGAATCCTACGACAAACAATGCTGCGTCTACTACTGTTACCAATGAATTGATGACTTGTGTAGGTTTGTATTCGTCTTTAAATGCAAATTTATCATATGCTTATGCATCTGATTATATGCCTTTTGAGGATAATAATGAAATTATCACCGGTTTTTATGAGACCAATGAATCAACTCATCCGCATTCATCAACTGATCTATTCGTTAATATGGATCCGGTTTATAATTATAATGTAGCGAAAGCAGCAACCGGAGCTATTTTACATTTTGCAATTGCTACTACGGCATTATCGGGCAATACTTTTGATAATCCGTTAAAAGTGAGTTTTTTTCCTAATCCGGTAAAAGATTATTTAAACATTAATTTCGGTACTTTAACAAATAAAAAGTCAAACTTAAAAATTATCGATAGCAACGGGAGAATAGTTCTGGAACAGAATTTTGAGAATCCGAAGGTTGTAGAGAACATCTGTATTACTGATCTTTCTAAAGGAATGTATCTGGTTAAACTGGGATCAGGCGATCAATTTATTCAAAAGAAGATCATAATTCAATAA
- a CDS encoding DUF4249 family protein produces the protein MVKIIYKIVSFFLPLLLILLSLISCEDVVNVDLDTAPPKLVVDASIKWQKGTSGNEQIIYLTTTGDYYTTDVPKVSGATVYITDENSNQFNFTENPGTGQYICGNFIPTIDGIYTLTVNYNGEIYTATETLKAVPTIDSVSQNDNGGFTGDEIELKFFFQDNGNEDNFYLIQFTGSFTSLPEYAVVDDEFFQGNQMFGLYINEDMQAGDDVTCTLQGISETYYNYMNILLSIAGDNSGSPFQTPPATVRGNLVNQTDFDNYALGFFRLSEIDTMNYIVE, from the coding sequence ATGGTTAAAATTATTTATAAAATAGTAAGCTTTTTTCTTCCGCTTTTACTGATCCTTTTGAGTTTAATCAGTTGTGAAGATGTTGTTAATGTTGATCTGGATACAGCTCCTCCAAAATTAGTTGTAGATGCCTCTATCAAATGGCAAAAAGGAACTTCCGGAAACGAACAAATCATTTATTTAACGACTACGGGAGATTACTACACTACAGATGTCCCTAAAGTTTCAGGTGCAACTGTTTACATCACGGATGAAAACAGTAATCAGTTTAACTTTACCGAAAATCCGGGAACGGGGCAATATATTTGCGGAAATTTTATTCCGACAATTGACGGGATCTATACATTAACCGTAAACTATAACGGAGAAATTTACACTGCTACAGAAACATTAAAAGCTGTTCCTACTATTGATAGTGTTTCTCAAAATGATAATGGCGGTTTTACCGGAGATGAAATAGAACTTAAGTTTTTCTTTCAAGACAACGGAAATGAAGATAACTTTTACCTGATCCAGTTTACCGGTAGTTTTACTTCCCTACCCGAATATGCAGTCGTTGATGATGAATTTTTTCAGGGAAATCAAATGTTCGGTCTTTATATTAATGAAGACATGCAGGCGGGTGATGATGTTACCTGTACACTTCAAGGAATTTCTGAGACCTATTACAATTACATGAACATTTTATTGAGTATTGCCGGAGATAACAGCGGAAGCCCTTTTCAAACACCACCGGCTACCGTACGGGGAAATCTGGTGAACCAGACTGATTTTGACAATTATGCTTTAGGGTTTTTCAGATTATCAGAAATTGACACAATGAATTACATAGTTGAATAA